In Sphaeramia orbicularis chromosome 15, fSphaOr1.1, whole genome shotgun sequence, a single genomic region encodes these proteins:
- the vsir gene encoding V-type immunoglobulin domain-containing suppressor of T-cell activation isoform X1: MRCGSPLWTRLVWVCAVLLLGPGGANGDPSHAHATLAVSAPHLFYTCPVGSTARLLCTQSGAALHPEDMLKHLWIFTPHSDQICKDRVGPRKINLHSHGNRSLPPGVTYGTSEHSFWVTLQNVSYSDQGRYCCMALDLKNKHILQRPHSHVILQVTPRRNGSQECTVWDPTPPGGSVPVALAISACILALLSLPLILVLVYKQRQNAHTHRRAQELVRMDSEAHGHDNPVFLGGSPQNKIRTVSQIMTRQTSESSRHLLSDPGTPLSPPAHGDVFFPIEDTIPESPDFL, translated from the exons CGAATGGCGACCCGTCCCACGCCCACGCCACCCTGGCAGTCTCCGCCCCCCACCTGTTCTACACCTGTCCTGTAGGCTCCACGGCCAGGCTGCTTTGTACCCAGAGCGGTGCGGCGCTGCATCCTGAAGACATGCTCAAACACCTCTGGATTTTCACCCCCCACAGCGACCAGATCTGCAAAGACCGGGTGGGCCCCAGAAAGATCAACCTCCATTCCCACGGCAACCGCAGTTTGCCGCCGGGGGTAACGTACGGGACGTCCGAGCACAGCTTCTGGGTGACTCTGCAGAACGTGAGCTACAGCGACCAGGGCCGATACTGCTGCATGGCCCTGGACCTGAAAAACAAGCACATCCTGCAGAGGCCGCACAGCCACGTCATCCTGCAGGTCACACCAC GTAGAAACGGATCTCAGGAGTGTACAGTCTGGGACCCCACCCCACCTGGAG GTTCGGTACCCGTGGCCTTGGCTATCTCCGCCTGTATCTTGGCTCTTCTGTCGCTGCCTCTCATTCTGGTGCTGGTGTACAAACAGAGGCAGAACGCTCACACCCACAGAC GTGCACAGGAGCTGGTGAGGATGGACAG CGAGGCTCACGGCCACGACAACCCGGTGTTTCTGGGGGGATCGCCGCAGAATAAGATCCGCACCGTTTCTCAGATCATGACCAGGCAGACTTCGGAGAGCAGCCGCCACCTGCTGTCCGACCCCGGGACCCCCCTGTCGCCGCCCGCACATGGCGACGTATTCTTTCCAATAGAAG ACACCATCCCGGAGTCTCCAGACTTCCTCTAG
- the vsir gene encoding V-type immunoglobulin domain-containing suppressor of T-cell activation isoform X2, whose product MRCGSPLWTRLVWVCAVLLLGPGANGDPSHAHATLAVSAPHLFYTCPVGSTARLLCTQSGAALHPEDMLKHLWIFTPHSDQICKDRVGPRKINLHSHGNRSLPPGVTYGTSEHSFWVTLQNVSYSDQGRYCCMALDLKNKHILQRPHSHVILQVTPRRNGSQECTVWDPTPPGGSVPVALAISACILALLSLPLILVLVYKQRQNAHTHRRAQELVRMDSEAHGHDNPVFLGGSPQNKIRTVSQIMTRQTSESSRHLLSDPGTPLSPPAHGDVFFPIEDTIPESPDFL is encoded by the exons CGAATGGCGACCCGTCCCACGCCCACGCCACCCTGGCAGTCTCCGCCCCCCACCTGTTCTACACCTGTCCTGTAGGCTCCACGGCCAGGCTGCTTTGTACCCAGAGCGGTGCGGCGCTGCATCCTGAAGACATGCTCAAACACCTCTGGATTTTCACCCCCCACAGCGACCAGATCTGCAAAGACCGGGTGGGCCCCAGAAAGATCAACCTCCATTCCCACGGCAACCGCAGTTTGCCGCCGGGGGTAACGTACGGGACGTCCGAGCACAGCTTCTGGGTGACTCTGCAGAACGTGAGCTACAGCGACCAGGGCCGATACTGCTGCATGGCCCTGGACCTGAAAAACAAGCACATCCTGCAGAGGCCGCACAGCCACGTCATCCTGCAGGTCACACCAC GTAGAAACGGATCTCAGGAGTGTACAGTCTGGGACCCCACCCCACCTGGAG GTTCGGTACCCGTGGCCTTGGCTATCTCCGCCTGTATCTTGGCTCTTCTGTCGCTGCCTCTCATTCTGGTGCTGGTGTACAAACAGAGGCAGAACGCTCACACCCACAGAC GTGCACAGGAGCTGGTGAGGATGGACAG CGAGGCTCACGGCCACGACAACCCGGTGTTTCTGGGGGGATCGCCGCAGAATAAGATCCGCACCGTTTCTCAGATCATGACCAGGCAGACTTCGGAGAGCAGCCGCCACCTGCTGTCCGACCCCGGGACCCCCCTGTCGCCGCCCGCACATGGCGACGTATTCTTTCCAATAGAAG ACACCATCCCGGAGTCTCCAGACTTCCTCTAG